The Tubulanus polymorphus chromosome 1, tnTubPoly1.2, whole genome shotgun sequence genome contains a region encoding:
- the LOC141908091 gene encoding carboxy-terminal kinesin 2-like isoform X2 — protein MEPNTNRSKLPMLRSAVKSRLPAPTSTSKSIPPPLPTLTSRTKRSRSPVNATEPGIKRQRLDAADHSKPTGPRLLRKANSVGALHPPRTGTNVIKKDLTSRRPTAPTTNRKPPVNTATSQQRAPLSRLNPPTKKPTTASANSAAAAAAAPAAGKKRPAWDMKGRLSDAQEQLEKKKALLSKQQNEFEQATSKLKNLEDSISQKDQQIQRLQTEKITMQTEANDLKKQIDETNVKFVRIEQEKEELKTTLDKTQKNLEDMTSSDKQKAETIEKQKIQILEHETNRRKLHNTIQELRGNIRVFCRVRPLIGEELKITDGVISHMNFPDQEDNKVLEMERLDAKDLNETTMSSKKKHEFTFDRVFNPESKQEDAFLEISQLVQSALDGYNVCIFAYGQTGSGKTYTMEGGPDALHNADSRGMIPRAVEQVFDASIAMKENGWQFTFEVSFLEIYNETIRDLLGNDGINSQTKHEIKIAGNNSHDVMVTNLTTISVESADQVLSLLLKASRNRAVAETKCNARSSRSHSVFIFKLSCKNSITHQSYEGVLNLVDLAGSERLKESGSEGDRLKETQAINKSLSNLGNVIMALGNKDPHIPYRNSKLTYLLKNSLGGNSKTLMFINVSPKVDSYNETLNSLRFATKVNQCHIGVAQKKSLKKPM, from the exons ATG GAGCCGAATACGAATCGGAGTAAATTACCCATGTTGAGATCGGCCGTTAAATCAAGGTTACCCGCACCAACGTCAACATCGAAATCCATTCCACCCCCATTACCAACACTAACATCGAGAACAAAGAGATCAAGAAGCCCTGTTAATGCT acTGAGCCAGGTATAAAGAGACAACGTCTAGATGCTGCTGATCACTCAAAGCCTACAGGTCCAAGACTTTTACGCAAAG CTAATTCAGTTGGTGCTCTGCATCCTCCAAGAACTGGCACAAATGTCATCAAAAAAGACCTGACTAGTAGGAGACCGACTGCACCTACTACAAATCGTAAACCACCCGTAAACACAGCTACATCTCAGCAACGTGCACCATTATCACGACTGAATCCACCGACCAAAAAACCTACCACCGCGTCAGCAaattcagcagcagcagcagcagctgcccCAGCTGCTGGCAAGAAACGTCCAGCTTGGGATATGAAAGGAAGACTAAGCGATGCTCAGGAACAACTCGAAAAGAAGAAAGCCCTTCTGTCAAAGCAACAAAATGAGTTCGAACAAGCGACATCTAAACTGAAAAACCTGGAAGATAGTATTAG CCAAAAAGACCAACAGATTCAGCGACTTCAGACAGAGAAAATCACTATGCAAACTGAAGCGAATGATTTGAAGAAACAAATCGATGAAACAAATGTTAAATTTGTGCGAATAGAGCAAGAAAAGGAGGAACTCAAGACCACTTTGGATAAAACACAG AAAAATCTTGAAGACATGACTTCATCAGACAAACAGAAAGCtgaaacaattgaaaaacaGAAGATTCAGATATTGGAACATGAAACCAATCGCCGAAAACTCCATAATACAATTCAAGAACTAAGG GGAAATATACGAGTATTTTGTCGTGTACGACCTCTGATTGGTGAAGAATTGAAGATCACAGATGGTGTTATAAGCCACATGAACTTTCCAGATCAAGAGGATAACAAAGTTCTTGAAATGGAACGTCTAGATGCTAAAGATCTAAATGAA ACAACAATGAGTTCGAAGAAAAAACACGAATTTACGTTTGATCGTGTTTTTAATCCTGAATCCAAACAAGAAGATGCTTTCTTAGAAATTTCACAGCTTGTCCAG agTGCTTTGGACGGTtataatgtatgtatatttgCATACGGACAGACAGGATCCGGTAAAACATATACGATGGAAGGGGGTCCAGACGCATTACATAATGCCGATTCTCGAGGTATGATACCCAGAGCTGTCGAACAAGTTTTTGATGCCTCAATAGCCATGAAGGAAAATGGATGGCAG TTCACATTCGAAGTTTCATTTCTGGAGATTTACAACGAAACCATCAGAGATTTGTTGGGCAATGACGGAATCAATAGTCAAACTAAACACGAAATCAAAATCGCCGGCAACAACAGTCACGATGTGATGGTTACAAATCTGACAACGATCAGTGTTGAATCCGCTGATCAA GTTTTGTCATTATTGTTGAAAGCAAGTCGTAATCGAGCAGTAGCTGAGACAAAATGTAATGCACGTTCGTCTCGAAGTCACAGTgtcttcattttcaaactgtcATGTAAAAATTCCATCACACATCAATCATATGAAG GAGTTTTAAATCTAGTGGATTTGGCTGGTAGCGAACGTTTAAAAGAATCCGGATCGGAGGGAGATCGTTTGAAGGAGACCCAGGCGATCAACAAAAGCCTCAGTAATCTTGGAAACGTGATAATGGCACTAGGCAACAAG GACCCGCATATACCATACAGAAACAGCAAATTGACCTATTTGTTAAAGAATTCACTTGGAGGAAACAGTAAAACGTTGATGTTCATAAACGTCTCACCAAAAGTTGATAGCTACAATGAAACATTGAATTCGTTGAGATTTGCTACCAAGGTGAACCAGTGTCATATTGGCGTAGCACAGAAGAAGTCATTAAAAAAGCCAATGtaa
- the LOC141908091 gene encoding carboxy-terminal kinesin 2-like isoform X1, producing the protein MEPNTNRSKLPMLRSAVKSRLPAPTSTSKSIPPPLPTLTSRTKRSRSPVNATEPGIKRQRLDAADHSKPTGPRLLRKANSVGALHPPRTGTNVIKKDLTSRRPTAPTTNRKPPVNTATSQQRAPLSRLNPPTKKPTTASANSAAAAAAAPAAGKKRPAWDMKGRLSDAQEQLEKKKALLSKQQNEFEQATSKLKNLEDSISQKDQQIQRLQTEKITMQTEANDLKKQIDETNVKFVRIEQEKEELKTTLDKTQSEKTSIEDEARQLQQQLKTATDDLVKVERELKGQLEELNNNCTQIKLEKQQVSELFESTRKNLEDMTSSDKQKAETIEKQKIQILEHETNRRKLHNTIQELRGNIRVFCRVRPLIGEELKITDGVISHMNFPDQEDNKVLEMERLDAKDLNETTMSSKKKHEFTFDRVFNPESKQEDAFLEISQLVQSALDGYNVCIFAYGQTGSGKTYTMEGGPDALHNADSRGMIPRAVEQVFDASIAMKENGWQFTFEVSFLEIYNETIRDLLGNDGINSQTKHEIKIAGNNSHDVMVTNLTTISVESADQVLSLLLKASRNRAVAETKCNARSSRSHSVFIFKLSCKNSITHQSYEGVLNLVDLAGSERLKESGSEGDRLKETQAINKSLSNLGNVIMALGNKDPHIPYRNSKLTYLLKNSLGGNSKTLMFINVSPKVDSYNETLNSLRFATKVNQCHIGVAQKKSLKKPM; encoded by the exons ATG GAGCCGAATACGAATCGGAGTAAATTACCCATGTTGAGATCGGCCGTTAAATCAAGGTTACCCGCACCAACGTCAACATCGAAATCCATTCCACCCCCATTACCAACACTAACATCGAGAACAAAGAGATCAAGAAGCCCTGTTAATGCT acTGAGCCAGGTATAAAGAGACAACGTCTAGATGCTGCTGATCACTCAAAGCCTACAGGTCCAAGACTTTTACGCAAAG CTAATTCAGTTGGTGCTCTGCATCCTCCAAGAACTGGCACAAATGTCATCAAAAAAGACCTGACTAGTAGGAGACCGACTGCACCTACTACAAATCGTAAACCACCCGTAAACACAGCTACATCTCAGCAACGTGCACCATTATCACGACTGAATCCACCGACCAAAAAACCTACCACCGCGTCAGCAaattcagcagcagcagcagcagctgcccCAGCTGCTGGCAAGAAACGTCCAGCTTGGGATATGAAAGGAAGACTAAGCGATGCTCAGGAACAACTCGAAAAGAAGAAAGCCCTTCTGTCAAAGCAACAAAATGAGTTCGAACAAGCGACATCTAAACTGAAAAACCTGGAAGATAGTATTAG CCAAAAAGACCAACAGATTCAGCGACTTCAGACAGAGAAAATCACTATGCAAACTGAAGCGAATGATTTGAAGAAACAAATCGATGAAACAAATGTTAAATTTGTGCGAATAGAGCAAGAAAAGGAGGAACTCAAGACCACTTTGGATAAAACACAG TCAGAGAAAACTTCAATCGAAGATGAAGCCAGGCAACTTCAACAGCAACTGAAGACAGCTACGGACGATCTTGTCAAAGTAGAGCGGGAGTTAAAAGGTCAACTGGAAGAACTAAACAATAACTGTACCCAAATTAAACTGGAAAAACAACAAGTTTCAGAACTCTTTGAATCGACTCGG AAAAATCTTGAAGACATGACTTCATCAGACAAACAGAAAGCtgaaacaattgaaaaacaGAAGATTCAGATATTGGAACATGAAACCAATCGCCGAAAACTCCATAATACAATTCAAGAACTAAGG GGAAATATACGAGTATTTTGTCGTGTACGACCTCTGATTGGTGAAGAATTGAAGATCACAGATGGTGTTATAAGCCACATGAACTTTCCAGATCAAGAGGATAACAAAGTTCTTGAAATGGAACGTCTAGATGCTAAAGATCTAAATGAA ACAACAATGAGTTCGAAGAAAAAACACGAATTTACGTTTGATCGTGTTTTTAATCCTGAATCCAAACAAGAAGATGCTTTCTTAGAAATTTCACAGCTTGTCCAG agTGCTTTGGACGGTtataatgtatgtatatttgCATACGGACAGACAGGATCCGGTAAAACATATACGATGGAAGGGGGTCCAGACGCATTACATAATGCCGATTCTCGAGGTATGATACCCAGAGCTGTCGAACAAGTTTTTGATGCCTCAATAGCCATGAAGGAAAATGGATGGCAG TTCACATTCGAAGTTTCATTTCTGGAGATTTACAACGAAACCATCAGAGATTTGTTGGGCAATGACGGAATCAATAGTCAAACTAAACACGAAATCAAAATCGCCGGCAACAACAGTCACGATGTGATGGTTACAAATCTGACAACGATCAGTGTTGAATCCGCTGATCAA GTTTTGTCATTATTGTTGAAAGCAAGTCGTAATCGAGCAGTAGCTGAGACAAAATGTAATGCACGTTCGTCTCGAAGTCACAGTgtcttcattttcaaactgtcATGTAAAAATTCCATCACACATCAATCATATGAAG GAGTTTTAAATCTAGTGGATTTGGCTGGTAGCGAACGTTTAAAAGAATCCGGATCGGAGGGAGATCGTTTGAAGGAGACCCAGGCGATCAACAAAAGCCTCAGTAATCTTGGAAACGTGATAATGGCACTAGGCAACAAG GACCCGCATATACCATACAGAAACAGCAAATTGACCTATTTGTTAAAGAATTCACTTGGAGGAAACAGTAAAACGTTGATGTTCATAAACGTCTCACCAAAAGTTGATAGCTACAATGAAACATTGAATTCGTTGAGATTTGCTACCAAGGTGAACCAGTGTCATATTGGCGTAGCACAGAAGAAGTCATTAAAAAAGCCAATGtaa